In a single window of the Callithrix jacchus isolate 240 chromosome 1, calJac240_pri, whole genome shotgun sequence genome:
- the RTL6 gene encoding retrotransposon Gag-like protein 6 has product MVQPQTSKAESPASAASPNAQMDDVIDTLTSLRLTNSALRREASTLRAEKANLTNMLESVMAELTLLRTRARIPGALQITPPISAITSNGTRPMTTPPTSLPEPFSGDPGQLAGFLMQMDRFMIFQASRFPGEAERVAFLVSRLTGEAEKWAIPHMQPDSPLRNNYQGFLAELRRTYKSPLRHARRAQIRKTSASNRAVRERQMLCRQLAAAGTGPCPVHPASNGTSPAPALPVRARNL; this is encoded by the coding sequence ATGGTGCAGCCGCAGACATCCAAAGCTGAAAGCCCGGCGTCGGCAGCGTCTCCTAACGCCCAGATGGATGACGTCATTGACACCCTGACCTCCCTGCGCCTCACCAACTCAGCGCTGAGGCGGGAGGCCTCCACCCTGCGGGCAGAGAAGGCCAATCTCACCAACATGCTGGAGAGCGTGATGGCAGAGTTGACCTTGTTACGCACCAGGGCGCGGATCCCTGGGGCTCTGCAGATCACCCCGCCCATCTCTGCAATTACCTCTAATGGGACTCGACCTATGACCACACCTCCAACCTCTCTGCCCGAGCCCTTTTCCGGGGACCCAGGCCAGTTGGCTGGGTTCCTGATGCAGATGGACAGATTCATGATCTTCCAGGCCTCCCGCTTCCCAGGTGAGGCCGAGCGCGTGGCCTTCCTTGTGTCTCGACTGACTGGGGAGGCGGAGAAGTGGGCTATCCCCCACATGCAGCCTGACAGCCCCTTGCGCAACAACTACCAGGGGTTCCTGGCAGAGTTGCGGAGAACCTACAAGTCTCCACTCCGACACGCGCGGCGCGCCCAAATCAGGAAGACTTCTGCCTCTAACAGGGCTGTGCGAGAGAGGCAGATGCTCTGCCGCCAGCTGGCTGCTGCGGGCACGGGGCCTTGCCCAGTGCATCCAGCTTCCAACGGGACTAGTCCAGCGCCAGCCCTGCCTGTCCGAGCACGGAATCTTTAA